A part of Kitasatospora acidiphila genomic DNA contains:
- a CDS encoding sensor histidine kinase, with the protein MYEVLAVLMAAGAVLGAVLAGWGGRVRPALAAGCVGAGSTALTAAAWWARPYQEGDRLSGLAGVLELLALLLLVALAVRAGRQQLALAPAVLAALLWPLRFMHPPTWTEQVQLLGFGTGGLAVAALVGRYLGALDQRRHREVAATRRAQRLELAHDLHDFVAHDVSGMVAQAQAGAILAQQHPEQAAAVFQRIEQAGQQALTALDRTVRLLRTEQQAGEREPQHGLDELPALTDRFTAAGSVEARLRNSARQVSREVGATAYRIVVEALTNVRRHAATATRVEVSVRTAGGQLEVRITDDGRPGDRRTRRDGGHGLAALGARVEALGGTFNSGRTEAGWQVRALLPLAGEAL; encoded by the coding sequence ATGTATGAGGTATTGGCGGTTCTGATGGCCGCGGGAGCGGTACTGGGCGCAGTGCTGGCCGGTTGGGGTGGCCGCGTGCGGCCGGCGTTGGCGGCCGGCTGCGTGGGCGCGGGGTCCACGGCACTGACGGCGGCCGCCTGGTGGGCCCGGCCGTACCAGGAGGGCGACCGGCTCTCCGGGCTGGCCGGGGTGCTCGAACTGCTGGCGCTGCTCCTGCTGGTGGCGCTGGCCGTGCGGGCCGGACGGCAGCAACTCGCGCTGGCCCCGGCGGTCTTGGCCGCGCTGCTGTGGCCGCTGCGCTTCATGCACCCGCCGACCTGGACGGAGCAGGTGCAGCTGCTCGGCTTCGGCACCGGCGGCCTGGCGGTCGCGGCTCTGGTCGGCCGGTACCTCGGCGCCCTGGACCAGCGGCGGCACCGCGAGGTGGCGGCCACCCGCCGCGCCCAGCGCCTCGAACTCGCCCACGACCTGCATGACTTCGTGGCGCATGACGTCAGCGGCATGGTCGCCCAGGCGCAGGCCGGGGCGATCCTGGCGCAGCAGCACCCGGAGCAGGCGGCCGCCGTCTTCCAGCGGATCGAGCAGGCCGGGCAGCAGGCACTGACCGCCCTGGACCGGACCGTGCGGCTGCTCCGGACCGAGCAGCAGGCCGGCGAGCGCGAACCGCAGCACGGGCTGGACGAACTGCCCGCGCTGACCGATCGGTTCACCGCCGCCGGGTCCGTCGAGGCACGGCTGCGGAACTCCGCCCGGCAGGTCAGCCGCGAAGTCGGCGCGACCGCCTACCGGATCGTGGTGGAGGCGCTGACCAATGTGCGGCGGCACGCAGCCACCGCCACCCGGGTCGAGGTCAGCGTGCGCACCGCCGGCGGGCAGTTGGAGGTGCGGATCACCGATGACGGCAGGCCCGGCGATCGGCGGACCCGGCGGGACGGCGGCCACGGGCTGGCGGCGCTGGGCGCCCGGGTCGAGGCGCTCGGTGGCACGTTCAACTCCGGTCGCACTGAGGCTGGTTGGCAGGTTCGGGCACTGCTGCCGCTCGCCGGGGAGGCGTTGTGA
- a CDS encoding response regulator: MTIRILLADDHDDIRSAYRIILEAQPDMTVVGEAADGRSAIEQARALRPDVVLADIRMPQLDGLEVTRQLAGPGVADPLRVVVVTTFDLDEYVHTALRHGAAGFLLKRSSPALLAEAVRAAAAGDTLLSPQVTVRLLRELSHRDGGQPPLSAPPLEPLSPREKEIAELVADGATNAEIAAELFLAAGTVKNHLATVQRKLGARNRVGIAAWVWDQRPR; this comes from the coding sequence GTGACCATTCGGATCCTGCTGGCCGACGACCATGACGACATCCGCAGCGCCTACCGGATCATCCTGGAAGCCCAACCGGACATGACGGTGGTCGGTGAGGCCGCCGACGGCCGCAGCGCCATCGAGCAGGCCCGCGCGCTGCGCCCGGACGTGGTGCTCGCCGACATCCGGATGCCCCAGCTGGACGGGCTGGAGGTCACCCGGCAACTCGCCGGCCCCGGCGTGGCCGACCCGCTGCGGGTGGTCGTGGTCACCACCTTCGACCTGGACGAGTACGTGCACACCGCGCTGCGGCACGGCGCCGCCGGGTTCCTGCTCAAGCGGTCCAGCCCGGCGCTGCTGGCGGAGGCGGTCCGCGCGGCGGCGGCCGGGGACACCTTGCTCAGCCCACAGGTGACGGTGCGGCTGCTGCGCGAGCTGTCCCACCGTGATGGCGGCCAACCACCACTCAGCGCACCGCCGTTGGAGCCGCTCAGCCCGCGGGAGAAGGAGATCGCCGAGCTGGTCGCGGACGGCGCCACCAACGCCGAGATCGCGGCCGAGCTGTTCCTCGCCGCCGGCACGGTGAAGAACCATCTCGCCACGGTCCAACGCAAGTTGGGCGCCCGCAACCGCGTCGGCATCGCGGCCTGGGTCTGGGACCAGCGCCCGCGGTAG
- a CDS encoding BBE domain-containing protein, with translation MPHWGQAYYGRNLPKLKKVARHYDPDRVFAFPQSVVNGT, from the coding sequence CTGCCGCACTGGGGGCAGGCGTACTACGGCAGGAACCTGCCCAAGCTGAAGAAGGTGGCGCGACACTACGACCCGGACCGGGTGTTCGCCTTCCCGCAGTCGGTGGTGAACGGCACCTGA
- a CDS encoding AMP-binding protein encodes MYVPLTVRDFLDRAEQVYPDRVAIVDEPEQPAQPLGELTYRRMAELARAQAARLDELGVPVGGRVAVISQNSARLLTAFFGVSGWGRVLVPVNFRLSAPEIEYIVRHSGADVVYADPSCAHLLDGLDAEHRFVLGDDAQLYREGVAPRPWAQPDEGATATINYTSGTTARPKGVELTHRNLWLNATVLGLHAGLSERETYLHVLPQFHVNGWGMPFGVTGLGGRHVILRQVDGAEILRRVEQHGVTLLCCAPAVINTVLDAAADWAGEIPGRDRVRVICAGAPPPTRTIERVGEELGWEFQQLYGLTETAPLLTFNRTRAEWDELPPAERAARLGRAGAPALGVRLALDADGEVLAATNHALQGYWQQPEETAKAQAGGWFHTGDGGRLDEDGYLVISDRKKDVIISGGENVSSIEVEDALCAHPAVREAAVIGTPDEKWGELVTALVVVADGAPLTEAELIAHCRTRLAGFKCPKRVEFTDSLPRTATGKLQKFKIREPYWAGRQRQVH; translated from the coding sequence GTGTACGTTCCCCTCACCGTCCGGGACTTCCTCGACCGGGCGGAGCAGGTCTACCCCGACCGCGTCGCCATCGTCGACGAACCCGAGCAACCGGCGCAACCGCTGGGCGAGCTGACCTACCGTCGGATGGCCGAGCTGGCCCGGGCCCAGGCCGCGCGGCTGGACGAACTGGGCGTGCCCGTCGGCGGACGGGTCGCGGTGATCTCGCAGAACTCGGCCCGGCTGCTCACCGCGTTCTTCGGGGTCTCGGGGTGGGGCCGGGTGCTGGTGCCCGTCAACTTCCGGCTGAGCGCCCCCGAGATCGAGTACATCGTGCGGCACAGCGGCGCCGACGTGGTCTACGCCGACCCGTCCTGCGCCCACCTGTTGGACGGGCTGGATGCCGAGCACCGGTTCGTGCTCGGCGACGACGCCCAGCTCTACCGCGAGGGGGTGGCACCGCGGCCGTGGGCGCAACCGGACGAGGGCGCCACCGCCACCATCAACTACACCTCCGGAACCACCGCCCGCCCCAAGGGCGTTGAGCTCACCCACCGCAACCTCTGGCTCAACGCGACAGTGCTCGGGCTGCACGCGGGACTCTCGGAGAGGGAAACATACCTGCATGTTCTTCCTCAGTTTCATGTGAACGGCTGGGGCATGCCCTTCGGCGTGACCGGCCTGGGCGGACGCCACGTCATCCTGCGGCAGGTCGACGGCGCGGAGATCCTGCGCCGGGTCGAGCAGCATGGGGTGACCCTGCTGTGCTGCGCGCCCGCCGTGATCAACACCGTGCTGGACGCCGCCGCCGACTGGGCGGGCGAGATCCCTGGGCGCGACCGGGTACGGGTGATCTGCGCCGGGGCACCGCCGCCGACCCGCACCATCGAGCGGGTCGGCGAGGAGCTCGGCTGGGAGTTCCAGCAGTTGTACGGCCTCACCGAGACGGCGCCGCTGCTGACCTTCAACCGCACCCGGGCCGAGTGGGACGAGCTGCCGCCCGCCGAAAGGGCCGCCCGGCTCGGCCGCGCCGGGGCACCGGCGCTCGGGGTCCGGCTCGCCCTGGACGCCGACGGGGAGGTGCTGGCCGCCACCAACCACGCCCTCCAGGGCTACTGGCAGCAACCCGAGGAGACCGCCAAGGCGCAGGCGGGCGGCTGGTTCCACACCGGCGACGGCGGCCGGCTGGACGAGGACGGCTATCTGGTGATCTCGGACCGCAAGAAGGACGTGATCATCTCCGGTGGTGAGAACGTCTCCTCCATCGAGGTCGAGGACGCCCTCTGCGCCCACCCGGCGGTCCGGGAGGCCGCGGTGATCGGCACGCCCGACGAGAAGTGGGGCGAGCTGGTGACCGCCCTGGTGGTGGTGGCCGATGGCGCGCCGCTGACCGAGGCCGAGCTGATCGCCCACTGCCGCACCAGGCTGGCCGGGTTCAAGTGCCCCAAGCGGGTCGAGTTCACCGATTCCTTGCCGCGCACGGCCACCGGCAAGCTGCAGAAGTTCAAGATCCGCGAGCCCTACTGGGCCGGCCGGCAGCGGCAGGTGCACTGA
- a CDS encoding GNAT family N-acetyltransferase — translation MTEQVELRAMDEQTLAGLLAVAVADAAPEEVMPPVAGPPGWTQTRQEAFRTWHRARRAGLAGPLAEVTFAVVDDGSIVGSARLARRDPSTPGVLETGLWLARSRRGRGIGTATLGLIRAEAARLGADHVVADTRSHNAAALGALRRNGAALSPAPDGDQVEARLPVT, via the coding sequence ATGACCGAGCAGGTGGAGTTGCGGGCAATGGACGAGCAGACCCTGGCCGGGCTGCTGGCCGTGGCGGTCGCCGACGCGGCACCCGAGGAGGTGATGCCGCCCGTCGCCGGCCCGCCCGGGTGGACGCAGACCCGCCAAGAAGCCTTCCGCACCTGGCACCGTGCCCGCCGAGCAGGCCTCGCCGGCCCGCTCGCCGAGGTCACCTTCGCCGTGGTGGACGACGGGAGCATCGTGGGCTCGGCCCGGCTGGCGCGCCGCGACCCGTCCACCCCAGGGGTGTTGGAGACCGGCCTCTGGCTCGCCCGCTCCCGGCGCGGACGCGGCATCGGCACCGCCACCCTGGGGCTGATTCGCGCCGAGGCTGCCCGCCTGGGCGCCGACCACGTGGTCGCCGACACCCGATCCCACAACGCCGCGGCGCTGGGCGCCCTGCGCCGCAACGGTGCCGCGCTCAGCCCCGCGCCGGACGGTGACCAGGTCGAGGCCCGGCTGCCGGTCACCTGA
- a CDS encoding FAD-binding oxidoreductase, protein MTIDRRRLLTALGATGAMVMTGARGAAAQAATGTRTGPDLLPGIDAWPVRPRGTAAAPPDWKALKARLGSRLVMPSDPSYSYERLGFNELNDQQMPAAVARCVSAGDVQACLDVARGHGIPIAARSGGHSYLGYSVPNGGLVIDLRYLCQVRVRSDGTALVGAGARLIEVYAGLAQAGRLLPAGSCPTVGVAGLTQGGGIGVLTRKYGLTCDRLTAAQLVTADSKLLLASAESEPDLHWALRGGGGGNFGVVTQFAFRTEPAPPLTVFILTFPAGSAAAVIGAWQSWASAAPPELWSSCQIASGTPPTVRIVGCYVGDQSSLTPLIDQLAAAAGVQPTRLVQPKDYLDAMKFMAGCASDTIEQCHLWWEGGILQRASFIAESRMLPAKPLDGARWRT, encoded by the coding sequence ATGACGATCGATCGACGGCGGCTCCTGACCGCGTTGGGCGCCACCGGCGCCATGGTGATGACGGGGGCGCGCGGCGCGGCGGCCCAGGCCGCTACCGGGACTCGCACCGGCCCCGACCTGCTGCCGGGCATCGACGCCTGGCCGGTCCGGCCCCGGGGGACCGCCGCCGCACCACCCGACTGGAAGGCGCTCAAGGCCCGACTGGGCAGCCGGCTGGTGATGCCCAGCGACCCGTCCTACAGCTACGAGCGGCTCGGCTTCAACGAGTTGAACGACCAGCAGATGCCCGCCGCCGTCGCCCGGTGCGTATCGGCCGGCGACGTCCAGGCCTGCCTCGACGTGGCCCGGGGCCACGGGATCCCGATCGCGGCCCGCAGCGGCGGGCACAGCTACCTCGGCTACAGCGTCCCGAACGGCGGCCTGGTGATCGACCTGCGCTACCTGTGCCAGGTGCGGGTGCGCTCCGACGGCACCGCGCTGGTCGGGGCCGGAGCCCGGCTGATCGAGGTCTACGCGGGGCTCGCCCAGGCCGGCCGGCTGCTCCCGGCCGGCTCCTGCCCCACCGTCGGGGTCGCCGGGCTCACCCAGGGCGGCGGCATCGGTGTGCTGACCCGCAAGTACGGGCTGACCTGCGACCGCTTGACCGCCGCCCAACTGGTCACCGCAGACTCGAAGTTGCTCCTGGCCTCGGCCGAGTCCGAGCCCGACCTGCACTGGGCGCTGCGCGGCGGTGGCGGCGGCAACTTCGGCGTGGTCACCCAGTTCGCCTTCCGCACGGAGCCGGCGCCCCCGCTGACCGTCTTCATCCTGACCTTCCCGGCCGGCTCCGCCGCTGCCGTCATCGGTGCCTGGCAGAGCTGGGCGTCGGCGGCGCCCCCCGAGTTGTGGTCCAGCTGCCAGATCGCCAGCGGCACGCCGCCGACCGTCCGGATCGTCGGCTGCTACGTGGGCGACCAGAGCAGCCTGACACCGCTGATCGACCAACTGGCCGCGGCCGCCGGGGTGCAGCCGACCCGCCTCGTCCAGCCCAAGGACTACCTGGACGCCATGAAGTTCATGGCGGGCTGCGCCAGCGACACCATCGAGCAGTGCCACCTGTGGTGGGAGGGCGGCATCCTGCAGCGAGCGTCCTTCATCGCCGAATCCCGGATGCTGCCCGCCAAGCCGCTGGACGGGGCAAGGTGGCGGACCTGA
- a CDS encoding class I SAM-dependent methyltransferase: MADHTHHHHHHHGSGHGGPESAERQAALAAMLDLDAEVLRSLHDDVVDLVAAHAGDAGDVRRFVDLGSGTGAGTFALLSRFPEAEAVAVDGSPMMTEHMLGKAKANGTADRVRAVEADLDGDWPDFGGGLDLAWSATAMHHMADPARAMREVFAALRPGGLFALVEIDSQPRFLPEELGIGRPGLELRCRALLEPQRAVELPYLGADWGPLLTGAGFEIAAERRFEAELAPTGSKAVGRYAQLVLRGLRDRIAEAAAAEDLAVLDQLTDDDGAHSVLRRADLTVRAGRQVWLGRRPVK, translated from the coding sequence ATGGCTGATCACACCCACCACCATCACCACCACCACGGCAGCGGCCACGGTGGACCGGAGAGCGCCGAGCGGCAAGCCGCCCTGGCCGCGATGCTCGACCTGGACGCCGAGGTGCTGCGCTCGCTGCACGACGACGTGGTCGACCTGGTCGCCGCGCACGCCGGGGACGCCGGGGACGTGCGGCGGTTCGTCGACCTGGGCAGCGGCACCGGGGCCGGCACCTTCGCGCTGCTCTCGCGCTTCCCCGAGGCCGAGGCGGTCGCCGTCGATGGATCGCCGATGATGACCGAGCACATGCTCGGCAAGGCGAAGGCCAATGGGACGGCGGACCGCGTGCGCGCTGTCGAAGCGGACCTGGACGGCGACTGGCCGGACTTCGGCGGCGGGCTGGACCTGGCCTGGTCCGCGACCGCGATGCACCACATGGCGGACCCGGCCCGGGCGATGCGCGAGGTGTTCGCCGCGCTCCGGCCCGGCGGGCTGTTCGCCCTGGTCGAGATCGACTCGCAGCCCCGGTTCCTGCCGGAGGAGCTCGGCATCGGCCGGCCCGGCCTCGAGCTCCGCTGCCGCGCGCTGCTGGAGCCCCAACGGGCCGTGGAGCTGCCGTACTTGGGCGCGGACTGGGGGCCGCTGCTGACCGGCGCCGGATTCGAGATCGCGGCCGAGCGGCGCTTCGAGGCCGAGCTGGCGCCGACCGGGTCGAAGGCGGTCGGCCGTTACGCCCAGCTGGTGCTGCGCGGGCTGCGGGACCGGATCGCCGAGGCGGCGGCCGCCGAGGACCTGGCGGTGCTCGACCAACTCACCGACGACGACGGCGCGCACAGCGTGCTGCGGCGCGCCGACCTGACCGTGCGCGCCGGCCGCCAGGTGTGGCTGGGGCGGCGTCCGGTGAAGTGA
- a CDS encoding NAD(P)H-binding protein, which produces MIVVTGATGGIGRRLVDQLLAEGAPVRALTRNPANAGLPIAAQTVRADFTAGQPLEPLLEGAEALYLNLAATGEQGTQALIRAAGNAGVRRIVFNSAMAVTGLAGRPSLIGQLHVPVEEAIRATGLEWCFIRGGMYATNSLNWAPAIRATGTVHAPYGQAVVAPVHEADVADVTARALLDRDGTHNGTVHTLTGTQPLTVAQQVEQIGQAIGRELSFVEVGEEDALEAQVAHGVPRPLAAELLRFLAASVGAVPEMTDTIEQVTGRPARSYADWARDHAADFR; this is translated from the coding sequence GTGATCGTCGTCACCGGCGCCACCGGCGGCATCGGCCGCCGCCTGGTCGACCAACTGCTGGCCGAGGGTGCCCCGGTTCGCGCCCTGACCAGGAACCCCGCGAACGCCGGCCTGCCGATCGCCGCGCAGACCGTGCGGGCCGACTTCACCGCCGGGCAACCCCTGGAGCCACTGCTGGAGGGCGCCGAGGCGCTCTACCTCAACCTCGCGGCCACCGGCGAGCAGGGCACCCAGGCGCTGATCCGGGCCGCCGGGAACGCCGGGGTCCGCCGGATCGTCTTCAACTCCGCGATGGCCGTCACCGGGCTGGCCGGCCGGCCCAGCCTGATCGGCCAACTGCACGTGCCGGTCGAGGAGGCGATCCGGGCGACCGGTCTCGAATGGTGCTTCATCCGCGGCGGGATGTACGCGACCAACAGCCTGAACTGGGCGCCCGCCATCCGCGCCACCGGCACCGTGCACGCCCCCTACGGCCAGGCCGTGGTGGCCCCGGTGCACGAGGCGGACGTTGCCGATGTCACCGCCCGCGCCCTGCTCGACCGGGACGGCACCCACAACGGCACGGTGCACACTCTGACCGGCACCCAGCCGCTGACGGTCGCCCAGCAGGTGGAGCAGATCGGCCAGGCCATCGGGCGCGAGCTCAGCTTCGTCGAGGTCGGCGAGGAGGACGCCCTGGAGGCACAGGTGGCCCACGGGGTGCCGCGCCCGCTCGCGGCCGAACTGCTGCGGTTCCTGGCCGCCTCGGTCGGTGCGGTGCCCGAGATGACGGACACCATCGAGCAGGTGACGGGCCGGCCGGCGCGCAGCTATGCCGACTGGGCGCGCGACCACGCGGCCGACTTCCGCTGA
- a CDS encoding DUF5995 family protein, whose product MGTEPAPEPITQLPTTVQDVIQRMKRIDAEFDARDGVACFNRMYLRVTELVAASLAENYFADGAFIERMDVIFAGLYLRNVEAAKAGNPVNAAWRPLVDLRDDRRILSIQYALAGMNAHINHDLALSVILTCKERRTTPDTSPVHADYLKVNELLARVEAEVRAEFEPELVRLATADAESITHILSTFSIEAARDASWLSVQLLWPQRDIPFTYDRACAGIAETTGMVGRLLLTPVPLSAS is encoded by the coding sequence GTGGGTACCGAACCAGCCCCCGAGCCCATCACTCAACTGCCGACCACCGTCCAGGACGTGATCCAGCGGATGAAGCGGATCGACGCCGAATTCGACGCCCGCGACGGGGTCGCCTGCTTCAACCGGATGTACCTGAGGGTCACCGAGCTGGTCGCGGCCAGCCTCGCCGAGAACTACTTCGCGGACGGCGCCTTCATCGAGCGGATGGATGTGATCTTCGCCGGTCTGTACTTGCGCAACGTCGAGGCCGCCAAGGCCGGCAATCCGGTCAACGCCGCCTGGCGGCCCCTCGTCGACCTGCGCGACGACCGGAGGATCCTCTCGATCCAGTACGCCCTGGCCGGAATGAACGCGCACATCAACCACGACCTCGCGCTCTCCGTGATCCTCACCTGCAAGGAGCGCCGCACCACGCCCGACACATCGCCGGTCCACGCCGACTACCTCAAGGTCAACGAGCTGCTGGCCAGGGTGGAGGCCGAGGTACGGGCCGAGTTCGAGCCCGAACTCGTCAGACTGGCGACCGCGGACGCCGAGTCGATCACGCACATCCTGAGCACCTTCAGCATCGAGGCCGCTCGGGACGCCTCCTGGCTCTCGGTCCAGCTGCTCTGGCCGCAGCGGGACATTCCGTTCACCTATGACCGGGCCTGCGCCGGAATCGCGGAGACCACCGGCATGGTGGGGCGCCTGCTGCTCACCCCGGTGCCGTTGTCGGCAAGTTGA
- a CDS encoding helix-turn-helix domain-containing protein encodes MAQEFSELDALVRKRIRGLRLAMGWSLDELAARCYLSPSTLSRIETGARRISLDQLASLARALDTSLDQLVQAGTDEDVILRPRPDSGPGVTSWALGRDPAVTVARMRITRPAPTGPADLKAHPGREWFTVLSGTIVLLLGDRRILVDAGQAAEFHTMTPHAIGAQSGAAEILGIFDRDAQRTHLRPES; translated from the coding sequence ATGGCGCAAGAATTCAGTGAGTTGGACGCCCTGGTGCGCAAGCGGATCCGCGGACTGCGGCTGGCGATGGGCTGGTCACTCGACGAACTCGCCGCCCGCTGCTACCTCAGCCCGTCGACGCTGAGCCGCATCGAGACCGGGGCCCGCCGGATCAGCCTCGACCAGCTGGCCTCGCTGGCCCGCGCCCTGGACACCTCGCTGGACCAACTGGTCCAGGCCGGCACCGACGAGGACGTGATCCTGCGACCCCGCCCCGACTCCGGACCCGGCGTGACCAGCTGGGCCCTGGGTCGCGACCCGGCCGTCACCGTGGCCCGGATGCGGATCACCCGCCCCGCCCCGACCGGCCCCGCCGACCTGAAGGCCCACCCCGGCCGCGAGTGGTTCACCGTGCTCTCCGGCACCATCGTGCTGCTGCTCGGCGACCGCCGGATCCTGGTCGACGCGGGCCAGGCCGCCGAGTTCCACACCATGACCCCGCACGCGATCGGCGCCCAGTCCGGTGCTGCCGAGATCCTCGGCATCTTCGACCGCGACGCCCAGCGCACCCACCTGCGGCCGGAGAGCTGA
- a CDS encoding IPT/TIG domain-containing protein, protein MTTPTQPQVCMTLSALAATGATPRPSGETLAQQTWRIIAGVSQQLSNAALATQGAWQLAWLALSPDNANLAYIARTTDGSNQFAVVSRGTIGNITDILEDLDVGTVVPFTASGSPTLVAVSKGAMTAFTQVATMVSIPPPNGDVLGVTLPESAFAYPGTTLAQALAGMVQAAPTTPPPTVFVTGHSLGGCIATMLAPYLYTQAQSWTNVPRFALETFAAPTAGLQSFATYVNGLPWLSNNHHFNAWDAVPLAWSSLGVVKQDKWYPTPGPAGNTTVHDLFAVLNGLRKGNVYVQPGVQQQLPLDGDYSAHDPALINSTTADFMGQVAYQHANNTYLGLLQAPRIPSGPVVTGLSQTSGNGSDTVTIYGSGFTPGIAGFTSTVVVDFGPVPCVSKYVVSSDGTKVTVNVPDGVGIVDVRVTNTLGTSPAAPLGQFAYDGPAPLVVTGVNPISGPAKKTTVTITGSGFPKDAGVDFKDRASTSVTWVSDTQLTATAPLQVDDSQTVDITVTVGDIASPTSPGDEFTYTGL, encoded by the coding sequence ATGACCACGCCGACGCAGCCTCAGGTCTGCATGACGTTGTCCGCGCTGGCCGCCACCGGCGCTACGCCGCGACCGTCGGGGGAGACCTTGGCGCAGCAGACCTGGCGCATCATCGCCGGCGTCTCGCAGCAACTGAGCAACGCCGCGCTGGCGACCCAGGGTGCCTGGCAGCTGGCGTGGCTCGCGCTGAGCCCGGACAACGCGAACCTGGCGTACATCGCCAGGACCACCGACGGCTCCAACCAGTTCGCCGTGGTCTCGCGCGGGACGATCGGCAACATCACCGACATCCTGGAGGACCTCGACGTCGGCACCGTGGTCCCGTTCACCGCGAGCGGCTCGCCGACGCTGGTCGCCGTCTCCAAGGGAGCCATGACGGCGTTCACCCAGGTCGCCACCATGGTCTCGATCCCGCCGCCGAACGGGGACGTGCTGGGCGTGACGCTGCCGGAGAGCGCGTTCGCCTATCCGGGCACCACGTTGGCGCAGGCGCTGGCCGGCATGGTCCAGGCAGCGCCCACCACACCGCCGCCGACGGTGTTCGTGACCGGTCACAGCCTGGGCGGCTGCATCGCCACCATGCTCGCCCCCTACCTGTACACGCAGGCGCAGAGCTGGACCAACGTCCCGCGGTTCGCGCTCGAGACCTTCGCGGCCCCAACCGCCGGGCTGCAGAGCTTCGCAACCTACGTCAACGGACTGCCGTGGCTCAGCAACAACCACCACTTCAACGCCTGGGACGCGGTACCGCTGGCCTGGAGCAGCCTCGGGGTGGTGAAGCAGGACAAGTGGTACCCGACACCCGGCCCGGCCGGCAACACCACCGTGCACGATCTGTTCGCCGTGCTCAACGGGCTCCGGAAGGGCAACGTCTACGTGCAGCCCGGTGTGCAGCAGCAGTTGCCGCTGGACGGGGACTACTCGGCGCACGATCCGGCGCTGATCAACAGCACCACGGCGGACTTCATGGGGCAGGTCGCGTACCAGCACGCCAACAACACCTACCTCGGCCTGCTCCAGGCCCCCCGCATCCCCTCCGGGCCGGTCGTGACCGGCCTCAGCCAGACCTCCGGCAATGGCTCGGACACGGTGACCATCTACGGGAGCGGCTTCACCCCGGGCATCGCCGGCTTCACCTCGACCGTCGTTGTCGACTTCGGCCCCGTCCCGTGCGTCAGCAAGTACGTCGTGTCCTCGGACGGGACCAAGGTCACCGTCAACGTGCCGGACGGCGTCGGCATCGTGGACGTCCGGGTCACCAACACCCTCGGCACCTCGCCCGCGGCGCCGCTCGGGCAGTTCGCCTATGACGGGCCGGCACCTCTGGTGGTCACCGGCGTCAACCCGATCAGCGGGCCGGCGAAGAAGACCACGGTCACCATCACCGGCTCGGGGTTCCCCAAGGACGCCGGCGTGGACTTCAAGGACCGGGCGTCGACGTCGGTCACCTGGGTCTCGGACACCCAACTCACCGCCACCGCGCCCCTGCAGGTCGACGACAGCCAGACGGTGGACATCACAGTGACGGTCGGCGACATCGCCAGCCCCACCAGCCCGGGCGACGAGTTCACCTACACGGGCCTCTGA